In Microbacterium sp. No. 7, the genomic window GACCTATCAGGATGCCGTCGAGCGCGGCACCGTCAACGAGGACATCCCCACCAATCACTCCCCGTTCTTCGCACCGGTGATCCACCCCACCATCGAGGTCGGCGTGAGCGCGCTGGTCACGGCGGCGCGGGAGTTTCTGGGGTAGGACGCCCTACTCCGCAGCCGCCTCCCCCGCCCGCGCATCCGTCAGCCGCTGGCGGGAGAGCCAGGCGGGCAGGCCCGCGCCGCCGGCGGTGGATGCCGCGGCGACGAGCGCCACGAGGGCGAACAGCGGCTGCGTCCACGGCCAGGGCGTCGCGCCGAGCAGCAGGTAGCCGCCGATGCCGCCGAGGAAGCGCAGGGGGCGGGCGACGAGCGCGGGCAGCGGTCCGCCGCGGTACCGCAGCTCCACGGCGATGTCGCCGACGGTGCGGCCGGTGGCGAGCACGAGCACGGCCCACACGACGATCGGCACGAGCGTCGAGGCGGTGGATGCCGCCGATCCGTCGAGCACGGCGGCGTGGTCGCCCGCGCCGTACTCGAGCCACACCTGCACCGCGATGCCGACGGCGAAGCTCAGCAGGCCCGCGGCGAGCGCGTCGCACAGCATCGCGAGCAGGCGGCGGGGCTTGGTCAGCGGGCGCGGCACCCCGGCATCCGTCACCTCGGCGTCGCGCCAGCGCCGCGGAACGAGAAGCGCGAGCAGCGAGCCGACGACGGCGCCCGTGGTGTTGGTGAGCAGGTCGCCGACGTCGAACATGCGGTACGCGCACGGGAACAGCCCCCACACGCCCGTGAGCTGCGTCGTCTCGATGAGCAGCGAGGTCAGGGCGCCCACGACGAACGCGACGAGGACGCCGCGCCGGGCGAGCACCCGCAGGAAGAACCCGAGCGGCAGGAACAGCAGCACGTTGAACACGATCTGCAGCAGCGCGAAGTCGGTGAGCGGATGTCCGCGGCCGATCGCGTCGGCGATGTCCTGCACGAACGGCTCGAAGCTCAGCACCGCGGGCGCGCATCGGTAGTCCTCGGACTGCGGCAGCGGCAGCAGCGTGTAGGTCCAGATCGCGATGAAGTACACGAGCGCCGCGGCCCACACGAGCCCGCGGCCGAGCGTGAGGCCGCCGCGCCGCCGGTAGCTGATCGCGACGAACGGCACGAACAGGGCGACGCCGATGACCGCGCCGAACAGAATCGCCACCGCGGCGGAGAACACTGCGTCGACCATCCTGACAGTCTCGCATCGACCTCGCGCGCGCCCTCACACCCCCGCCCACGCCGCATGCAGCCGGCCGTACACGCCGCCCTCGGCGATCAGCCGCCGGTGCGTGCCGCGCTGCACGATGCGGGCCGCGTCGAAGACGAGGATCTCGTCGGCGGCCTCGGCCGTGGCGAGGCGATGGGCGACCGTGACGCTCGTGCGGCCGGCCTGCAGGCGCTCGAGGGCCCGAGCGAGCTGCATGTCGAGAGCGGGGTCGATCGCCGACGTCGCCTCGTCGAGCAGCAGCAGCTCGGGGTTCGCGAGGCGCGCGCGCAGCAGTGCGACGAGTTGACGCTCGCCGGCGCTCAGCGACTCTC contains:
- a CDS encoding VanZ family protein, translated to MVDAVFSAAVAILFGAVIGVALFVPFVAISYRRRGGLTLGRGLVWAAALVYFIAIWTYTLLPLPQSEDYRCAPAVLSFEPFVQDIADAIGRGHPLTDFALLQIVFNVLLFLPLGFFLRVLARRGVLVAFVVGALTSLLIETTQLTGVWGLFPCAYRMFDVGDLLTNTTGAVVGSLLALLVPRRWRDAEVTDAGVPRPLTKPRRLLAMLCDALAAGLLSFAVGIAVQVWLEYGAGDHAAVLDGSAASTASTLVPIVVWAVLVLATGRTVGDIAVELRYRGGPLPALVARPLRFLGGIGGYLLLGATPWPWTQPLFALVALVAAASTAGGAGLPAWLSRQRLTDARAGEAAAE